From Clarias gariepinus isolate MV-2021 ecotype Netherlands chromosome 18, CGAR_prim_01v2, whole genome shotgun sequence:
ACACAATCGCAAAGTGGAAGGAACATAATGAAAGGTTTTCAAAatttctttacaaataaatgtctGAGAAGTGTGCTGTGCATTTGTATTTGGCCCCCTTGAGTCAATACTATGTATTgtataaattgtataaattttaaagtcttgccacagattctcagtTAAATTTAGGTCTGGACTGgaccattataaaacattaatatgctttgatctaaaccattccattgtagctCTGGCTGTATGTTTGGAGCTGTTGTTCTGCTGAAAGGTGAACCTCTGCCGCAGtttcaagtcttttgcagactctaacAGGTTTTCTTCTAAGATTGCCCTGCATTTGGCTTCATCCATGGTCCTATTGACCAGTTTCCCTATTCCTGCTGGAGAAAATCTTTCTCACAACATAATGATTACATCACCAGGTTTCACGATGAGGATTGTGTGATCAGGGTGATATGCAGTTTTAGTTGCATTTAGGCTAAAAAGTTcgattttggtctcatctgaacAGATCActttcttccacatgtttgctgtgtcctcCACATGGCTTGTTGCAAACTGCAAACAGGActtcttatgtttttctttcatcAATAGCTTTTTTCTCGACACTtttccataaaggccagatttgtggacTAATAATTGTCTTTTTCTACCTGAACTGTGGAACTCTGCGGCTCCTCCAgagcttctctgattaatgctgtCCTCGCTCTGTCTGTGAGCTTAAGTGgtggccatgtcttggtaggtttgtgccatactctttccattttcgGACGATGGATTGAGCAGTGCTCCATCAGATGTTCAAAGTTTGGCATATTTTGTTTATAACTTATCCTCGCTTTAAAATTCTCCACAACTTTAgttccttgggcttcatgatgttTGTTcgctaatgttctctaacaaacctctaaGGGCTTtactacggtggccctgaagtgcaaaacaaattaacaaaactgaaaacaaaataacaaaacccaaatcaaaataacaaattcaaaaccaaattaacaaaacggaaaacaaaataactaatacctgactggccgagaagtgcaatacaaattaacaaaatggaaaacaaattaacaaattcaaaaccaaataatccaaaaacaaaataacaaaatcaaaaacaaaacaacaaaccttcctaaaaaatagttttgggttttgttatttggtttgaaatttgttaatttgatttccattttgttaatttgtattgcacttctccgccagtcagatattagttattttgttttcagttttgttaatttggttttaaatttgttatcttgttttgggttttgttaatttgttttcagttttgttcatttgtattgcacttcaaGGCCACTGTACTTTACAGTACAGCTCTATcaactgagattaaattacacaaagGTGGACTCTATTTgctaattaggtgacttctgaacGCAATTGATTCTACAGgattttagttagaagtttcgGAGTAAAGGGggctaaaaagaaatacatttatcaTTTCTCTTCAACTTagcaattatgtgccactttgtgttggtctatctgATAAAATTctgataaaatatatttgtcttttacttgaactaagaggcccaaacctgttccagcatctCACTGCTCCTGTGCACACAACAAGCTCTATGAAAACATGAATATGCTAAGGTTTTAGTGGAAGTGTCCTGAACAGAGCCCTGAGCTTAGTACCAATGAATGGACACAAAATCCAGTCCAAAGTCTTCACAAAAGAGTGGAGCATACTATATGAGTACAAGGTGACTAAATTTAGGTGGTGATGTTGAGCATATAGTGAATGTAATGATATTCAACATATGATGCACCTCTGTTGCCATTGGCGAAAAAACTAATTTCTTGACCATGATTTACTAAGGTATGGGAACAAGATATTATGTTCTAGCCACAACGTTATAACACAGGAAACGTAGATACCTTTATTTACTCAGTGACACACAGCATAACTCTAATACAACAATTATCCTGTTACACCTGGGACAAGAAAGACCACACATTCATTACCACACATTCTTAAATCAGGACTACAACATAGTAGCCTATGGCCATGCATCATACTATTTTGTTTCCATGCCAATAAGTCTTGTTCCCACCCCTTAGAACTTGGCTGCAAAAGAGTTGTTATGCTTAAAATGTCAACATCACATGAGCCCCTTTTTTTCCATATCAGAAGGAACACATGCTCTAGGCAGCTGTTCTTCTATACAAAATATGTGTAGCGTGACTGGAGTCTACAATGTGTTATTGTGGAAAATTTGTATATTTCTGTTAAAATAGATGACTGCACTTTATTTTCTAAGGAGGATGATTTTAACAGTAATGTGTAATGTTACTTATGTATTATGTAATTGCAAAGataaaagaggaataaaacacatcaggTGTTCACAGGTACTGTGATGTCTTGCCACATCACACCACAAcatcataaattatttttagcaTGCCCTGCTGTGTTTTAATCCTTACCAGATTTAATATTGGTAGATTCCAAGTTACAGCAGGAAATGTATCAACCTATGTTCTTCACAACCATAGCAGTCTGTTGCTGTTGTAAGCTCATAACCCAGTGAGATAATGAAAACAAGTCAACTGAACATCCTGCATGACCccatttgattatttttgtttcatttcgcctgtctctctgtcttgcaTTCTCTGATCATTTAGGTAAATGTATGGAAGGCCCTATTTGGGAAGGAAGCGGATAAACTGGAGCAGGCCAACGACGATGACAAAACCTACTACATCATTGAGAAAGAGCCCCTAATTAACGCGTACATATCTGTGCCGAAAGAGAACAGTACGCTGAACTGCGCGGCCTTCACAGGAGGCATCGTGGAGGCCATTTTGACCCACAGTGGATTCCCAGCCAAAGTTACAGTGCACTGGCATAAAGGAACCACACTTATGATTAAGTTTGATGAAGCAGTCATTGCTCGTGATAAGACTCTGGATGGTAGATAATGCAGCACAGTTTTTTTAGCTCTGTCAGGAAAATTGCTTCATACTAAAATTCCAGCAAGGCCAGGGTTCAACCAGGGATCAGAGAGAAAGTTTAGGTGTGTGACTGAGGAAGTGATCTGATAGTGGAGATTTAATAACAATTCACATGTCACTTGAAAACACCATTTACAGTTTTGAATTTTAGTTAGCAAGAAatctaaattaatttaaagttgGACTCAAAATGTTTAAGGGTGGGTGCTAGGGTGCAAATTATGGGGTGTTTAAGAGGATGACGGTTTTAACTCCCTAATTAAAAACGTTTAGGGATTTAGGGGTTCATATAAATCGaagatattaaatattttaattgtaaacactttaaatgtcaaaatagcacatacagtacaggttaGTTTTGAACACCCCTACAATGTACCATTTTAATGTACCGTACCATTTCTTACCCGATAACTTCCTCGTTACATACGCATTTACTACGATGAGAAAAATGTAAAGTCACTGTATCATTTACACTGAGTATTTTCATGAtctaatgatttatttatactgtaattgtactgtaagtgtttgaACAGGGAGTAAATACACAGTAGTACATTCTAAAGAGTCTTAAACCTTTACAAGTTCAAGTAAGGGTAATGTAGTTTCTCCACCTTAAAGGTGCACAGTATACTTgtatttgtcttgtttttttttggtaacttACATCTGGTCGTTTAATGCCAGAATGAGAAGCAGCGTGCAGCAGTGTTTCCCCCGTGCTTGGTTTACTACTAACTTTCACTTCTTCTTATCATATCACGTTCCATACTTACAGCTGTACAATTCTTTTATTTAAGGAAGaaatactgtaattttttttctttaatttatgttACTTAATGAGGCATGGATATTATTGAGaaagatttctgtttttttctgtaataattaataaggtaaattatgtactgtaattaaagCAAATAATACCTTGCACTGTTTAAGTTCATGCCGTACAGGATTGTCTTGTGTGTGACtcatgatgtttttgtttttaataatgtggCTAAAGTGTGAATCatgaaatagaataaaaagtTCAAGATTTGTGAACATCTATCCTGTCCACTCTGATCCTGGCAAAACATGTGTTTGTAAAGATGGCTTTGTGCACACTGGTGTGCTAAAACAAGTTTGGTTATTATAGTTCTAgtaaataaaagtagtttttgcacagtggcttagtggctagcactgtcgtttgcaccttcagggtcttgGGTCTTGATTCCCACCTAGAggactacagtatgtgtgtctatggagtgtgcatgttcccATGGATTTTCTCCATGTACtcagatttcctcccacagtctaaaaacatgcagattatgctaattggtgttcccaaaatgcctgtagtgtgtaaatgttgaccagaggttcgtaaaaatgggaatgaatacactggtcaccattggcctccacggtccattgttggactacagaggtttctagatagATACAATAAAAGTTGTAAGTATATAGTGTACAATGACATTCTGTACAATTGTGCTTTTGATATTAGATTTCAGAAGGCCCACgcatgggtgtgatggtcaggtgcccacatacttttggcaaaATAGTGATTTGGCCTTCCTTCAGTTTATTCATATAAACTGCGTATCCTGTTACAGGGTTGCattgggcatgaggcggggtgcACCCCAATCAGGGTGCAAATCtattgcagcacacacacactatgggcaatttgggaacgacaGTTAGCCtattctgtatgtctttgggcagtgggaggaacctggagtacccggaggaaaaccATCAAACACAGAAAGAatttgcacacagaccagaggtgggaatcgaacccagactctggagCTGTGAGGCCACACTGCTGCCCatgtttttatctgtttatttctattttaataatatttagtatATTTTCATTGCAGAGCAGGCAAATTATCAAGTGAAGTCACCTGACAACCTCTAGGTACCATTTGGCTGAAAGTAACACCTTAGCTAGCTTCTTTCCCTGACAAGATTTGCCAAACCTTACGAACAGTGAGCATTTAAACTGTTGTGAGTGTAAAGAAATAGCCTGAGCTAACAAACACAGGTCGCCAGAAGAGTGAAAGGAAATGGAAGCGTGCCGCGCGTCACGTGTGCGTGGTCACATGACCGCTGAGTGGCAGGAAGCGCGAGCATTCTCAGAACACAGCTCGAGCTGACCGAGCTGGTTTGCGCGCACACGAGCAACACCCAGCGCGAGcctgttgtttttgtgtattaGCACGGGATttgtttttcctcttatttTAATGCATCGTGACTCAGATTCGCTTTTTATGACGGATGTTTCTTTCGCGCTGCCAACATGGCCGTGGTGGACCAAAATAACGTCATTCACGACTCCTCCGGTAAGTCAGCTGTACGAGTTGTGATCTCTCGATTAGATGGTCAGAGCTCGTGGCCAAACATCAAAGACATAGAAGTCGTGTAAATGCACAGGATTGGGTTGCAATGcagtttcattttaaaagctCCATTGTATAGCTAGCTAATGCAGATCATTAAATAAAGCTCTGTAAGCAAACTAAAGAAGGAAATGTGCCGGCTAGGTACATATTCCTTAATTGACAtcaaaagcaagcaagcaagcaaacaaacaaacaaacaaacaaacaaatgcaatgTCGATTTACATAACTTGTCTCCTGAATGTAATCTAAATGTAATGTtgtaatgtaaacaaaaaaaaaatgcactaacTCTAGAACTAAGAGTACTCTCTGAATAATGAGTCATGTTCcttttattatataaagaatcctcttttatatgaaatataatgTAATCGTTTGCGTTAaggataaaaatatgaaatactgGGACCATTGTATTATGGCTTATATTCTGTGCATTCTTATTGACTCATCAtgaagaatgaaataaatgataaaaagttTTGAAAGTGTTTTCGAAAAGAAAAGAACTAACCCGGTGTAATGTATCAAGTGATTACACATTTTCTACACCATATGTGTCCAAAGGTCAAGCTATATCAATTTCCCTATTAATATGACTAAATGGTGACAACTAATACCTTTTAACATCTAACCGTTCTTTCATAGGTGTAAATaagtcaaataataataaaggcataaaataataataataataataataaaggcaaCTGATTATTGTCAAAAAAGATGCTTCAGATATGCATATGCACACTcgattatgcagaataacagaacacagttatgagagtaaaaattaCTTTTCATTTCTCTATATTATCCCCTTCTGAACTAATGCACTTAACCCAACATTTCACTAATGTTTCGGTTCCATCAAGGTAAAATGATCAGCCTGCTTTACGCCTGAAAAACTGtcctcccagaaactcctttaattggcagacatgtggaaatgtctgtGCTTAATGTTCCCAGGAACGACTGCAACCACCTTGGCCGGGATCTTTATTCACGGATGTACGGATGTATcttctttaaaatctttgcaccatttaaatgtttttctgcagctaagagtctaatcactgtactgtgtttgaagtcttctttaaatgtcaatcagttttacgccttcattcacaagaaaagtcattacaagtcccagtttgactggaataacacaaacacacagacatatatacagtgaaacctcttCTTTGTCAATAATGAgctgcttttagctaaacaagTTATATAAACTGTAGTCGTTGAACTAGGACTTGTTTTTCGTACGTTTTTTATTTCAGCTGCAATATGTttattcgtttatttatttcaaatgcCTTCTTTAATCTACTAAAATACTTATAGTTtgccaaaaacattttttttaattatatatacttCTCAGACAGCATAATAAAATCCTGTAACTTTCTTTATTGGAAAGAGTGAACCAAAAATGGCCTAGAAACATCTTTGGCCATCTTTTTGACCCTTTATCCAAAATGCTGATGTATATATTATACCAACCATATGTTTGTTCACTGCAACTTCTAGCTGAAAAAGCTGGATAGAGTCTGGACCAGTGTGACAAAAACATCATTGTGTGGAGCAATGCACAATGTCAGGTTTAGTACGTGCAGTCCGGTAATGTTTAGCTCAATTCAGAATTATTACTTTTCCAGCTTGTATAATACACCACAGTCATTGTTTAAGAGGGCTGGATAATCTTGTGCTAATACTTAGATTACAGCTTCCTGCCAGGTAAAACTAATCCAGCTCATATGACACATGAACCTCGTTTATAAAAAGAAGCACTGAAAAAGCTTTTGTTGCATAAAGACAAATGCAAGTTTTGTTGCTGTTGTACTAAATTAGCTCTTAATACCAATCCCCGTCTAAATTTCAGACACATTTTAAACCCATCGAATATTCGAACATTTCGGGATTTTCGTTTTTTCAACACACAAGATGTAATTCATGAGGTCTGGGAAATACTAAAATGTGCAACGCAGGACAACTGCAGCAGCAGAATTGGGAAACCTTGGGTCACCACAGTTAACCGCACAGTTACATGTGGGATAATAAGTGAGTTATTCATGTATGTGAAAAGTCATGTCATCTTTACTGCCTGGTCTGTGGGTCATTTAAGACTCAGCAGTTGGTTATGATGAGCATGCATTTTATCTCGAGGGCTAAACTCAGTTGTGCCATGATTCAGTACCACTTTTATATAACCTGTCTGTAACGGTTTAGTCACGGTTGCCCTGGGCTGCAAATAGCCCTATTTCTCACTAGGATCAGCTTGTCACTTGCTGAAAAGCATCATATaaatcgcacaatttttttttttattattttgatatatttatttaatctgcttaaacctgaattttttttttttacaccagaaGTACTGGAACTTCTGGAACTTTATTTGGAActtaaatgaaattttatttatttatttatttatttatttatttttctatacctACATTTCCAGATTTTTGATTATTCATGATTAGAATTTATCCCATCCTAATATAAAGGTGTTACAAGGGGCGTTAAAGTAAAACCAGGATGAAATTTCTCGGGAGTGAAGGCGTAAAAGTGAAACTCTAAAGCGATACAGTCGTAAATGAGTCCTCTGACAGATTACATGTCTCAAACTTGCGGAAGACATGCATccatctgtgggaactgtacacacaataattCACAACTTGCACTTTACAAGAACTTgcttaggagttatttctacatCCACATGCTTTgctcattaaaggagttcctgagaggccagcgtttcagaaaTACAGGCAGTTAGATTGG
This genomic window contains:
- the trappc5 gene encoding trafficking protein particle complex subunit 5 gives rise to the protein METRFTKGKSAILERPLARAKTEVSVSVFALLFSEMVQYCQSRVYSVAELQARLADMGQGVGASLLDVLVMREKNGKRETKVLNILLFIKVNVWKALFGKEADKLEQANDDDKTYYIIEKEPLINAYISVPKENSTLNCAAFTGGIVEAILTHSGFPAKVTVHWHKGTTLMIKFDEAVIARDKTLDGR